The sequence TGGTATTATTAacagttttttcagtttttgttgtaTTGTACTGGTCAGTATCAGCACTTcagttatatttttcagtattttcccAGCGATGATCATCCTTCTTCAAGCAATAATGCAATTTCTGAGTGATGAAGTTAGTGCTTGAAATCCACACAAAATTATTCCGTCTGCAAATCTGATGAGCAAACTTGGTTGGCGTAAATGTTGCTGTTTGGCAACTTCGGCAACAgccaattttaattcaaatgttttttgttttgtttttgaaacccGCGATGCGAATATCTCACCGTAACATGCCAAAATTTaagttcaactgaaaaatgttttaaaatacacTCAAAGtaataaaactgcgttgcGTGTACGACCAAATAGGCCCCGATGGGGTACcgctttttgccttttccccgtgagtgaacgagaaaaaggcggggcctattTTGGTGTACACgcaacgcagttttattattttgagtgtagtcACAATTTCGGCGACTTAGCTTCACGGTGCCCGGAAAAGTACCGTGATTCCGGCAACCGACCTCTGCCGGTTCTAGCgtttggtaaattttttaatgcccTGTTCATCACATGCGTTTcgcattaattttcaatttgaccTGCTCCTCGTCTTCAAATTGTCTTATATTGTAAATAATGTCAATGTTAATATGTGATGTTAAAAGAATCAATAAGAAATTTCGAACGCCATTCTTTTTATTATATTGGTACATTTTGGGACggataaatacaattttagttttattaaaacaaaagtcAAGAGGACAGAGATTCCGGTGAGAAGGGAAGTGTCACAAAATAAATGTGGTAAAAATGTTCAGcgaacaaaattatttttaaaaaattgcaatgactttgcaaaaagagaaaaaaaaagaaaaaagaaccgACAGTAAAAAGCATGGAGGCAGACAGTTTTGAAACAACTGCACAgcgaagattttcaaaatagggACCAACGGTTGTACTCGTGGGGGAAGAGAACTAAGAAAAGGAAGAGgctttttgtagaaaaaaacaggaaacaaaaaagtgtttcttcaaaaattcgtatTAAAATCCACGGGGACTTGAGAATGGTTGATGAAGAACATTTGAACGTAAGGGGGGAAAAAGAGTGAAGCGGacaaattaccaattttttttggcttttgagtatttcacttttttttggtattttttagcgaattttttttcgtgtgaAATATGACAGTAAACAACACCAACTAAGGAGCAACGAATTTTAGTGGGGCGGGGAAACAGTGAGAAGATGCGACTAAGTTGTTCTCAAACATATCACAAGGAACAATAAATTACAGTATCAGCAAATTTAAAGGTTTGCAACAGAGAGAATGGTAGCAAGAAGTAAAGTAAAGTATACAGaaagagagagtgagagagacaTGAGAGAAACAAAGagcaagaaagaaaaaaaagaagtggtTGGATTTTGTCTATAAAAACGTACCAGTTAACTTAGTAGCGTTCGTGGAATGGGGCGCATGACTGGACAATCAAACAACCATCACAGGAGTGAAATGACGAGAAAACAGAACAATTTGTGGAAGACAAAAAACGTGGGTTCaataagaaaagaaaagtgattatttcaaaaaaaaaaagttggggtGCAAAATAGAGCAATCATCAGAAAGTAAAGAAAATGAGCTCTTGCGTGCTCATTCATTCTAATCTAGAATATTGAATtcataggttttttttttgttttcgggAAACCAAACTTAATTATTATATtaaaatgatgatgattttCCAACACAAAACGTTTTGGAATATGCGAGTGCAATGAAGTGATTAGTTAAAAGCTCTGGGAATATGAGATGTGTCTAGAAATGGGTTCGGCAACAGTCCGGCAACGGTTTTCGGGTCAAACAAGTGCGAACCGGGGAAGTACTGCAAATTGGGAAGCTGTCCATCAAAAGTGGTTGGTGGAACAAGAATATCCTCGGTCTTGATGGTATTTCCCATTGGAAGTGTATCGTTTCTCACTGGATTGACGGCGCCAGTTCGTGTAGTACTTCCACTATTACTTGAtctggaagaaaaaagaagattaaCCTTCTGAGCAACCGAAAATGAATGTCAACCTTACCCTGCACCATTGCTATCTTCATCGCTGGATAATGTGATGACCGACGGAGCTGGGGAGTTCTTCTTAGGTTGTGCCGCCAGCGGCTTCACTTTGACATTTCCGTTTATCATTGATTGTGCTCGTTGAGcttgttgctgttgttgttgtgcaGCTGTGCCGAGTGCCCAACTAGAATTTTCTTCAGGAAATGGAATGTTTGGTGCGTTTCCGTTGAATGCGGTAGTTGCACTTGGGATGGAAGACGACAGAAACTGCGGAAGTGAGAAAGTCTGTGGCGTTGATGCAAACATCTGATTGATTCCTTGTGGTGCCGGTACTCGCATTATGTCATTTGCGAGAACGGCGAACTGTTGCGCGGCCCCTGGTGGCCACTGTCCCTGAAGCATTGATGGATCCATTATTGGGACCGGAACAAACTGGGGAACCATATGACTCGGGGTGGCCAGGGATAAAAAATGAGGTGGACGCGCGGCAAATGGGTGATCTAAAATTGGTTGGGAATTAATAGTTGTCTTTTCGAATTCAAACTTACGGAGCTGTGCATACTGGAACAATGGCGCTGGTGGAAGGGGCTGATAGAAGAATTGAGCAGCAGTCGCTGCACTTCCAGTCGCGGCCGCCATTTGCGAATAGTGATGCATCAGATTCGTGAGATCAGGTTGAGTTGGAACTGGAGGAATGTTTGTGGCGGCGATTTGATTCAACTGAGGAAGAACTGCAATCATGGGCTGTTGAAGCTTTGGCGCCGGTGGCTTTTCCACAGGTGTGATTGGAGTCGCCACATTTGCAGCACGATACGGAGTGGCCATGGCAGGTCCTGGCTTTCGGCAAATCTCCATTCTCTTGTGAGCTTCGTGGAcataatttgcaaaattgtagCCGTTGATATGCGTCATGGTAACAAATTTCGATTCAAGACCTTCGGCAGGAGTGATTCGGAAATCTGGATTCAACACAAGCATCTTCTTCAGCACATCGACAAACTCCTGTCTGTCAATACGATCGCAAAGATGCTCGACAGGGTCCGACTCAAAACCATAACAGACTCGAGAGATGTCATCAATAACATTGAAGATGTACTTTCTCGTTTCTTTCGATTTTGCAGTTGACGAAGATGCTTCATATTCTTCAACGGTTTTTAAGCGGTAGTAGCTTCCACCAACGTTTGTGTGATTTGGGCTTTCCGACTTCACTTCCTTGAAGAAACGATGCAACTTTGATGCACTTTCAAGCATGGAGGTTGGTGGCAGACCTTGAGTTTGAAtgatgaatctgaaaaattactgaTATTATCAATGCTTTCATTCATATTAATTTATACCTAATCTGATCATATTCAGAACTTCCCGGATAGAGTGGCCATCCCAAGAATAGTTCAGCAATCACACATCCTAAGGACCACATGTCGATCGATTCGTTGAACGGCAAGCCAAGGATTATTTCGGGGGCTCTGCAATAATACGCTTTagtgtcaaatttcaaaaataaattaatttacctATAATATCTGCTTTGGAGATAAGTGTTGGTGACTGCTTTGCTTCGATGCGAAGCACTTCCAAAGTCAATTACTTTCACACGGTACGGCTGTTGCTGGGGATCAACAAGCATAATATTTTCTGGCTTCAAATCCGCATGGATCAAGCCGAGAGATTTCAATTTGAGGAGAGCTGTCAGCACTTGGAAGAGAATTGGACGAATAGCGTTGAGCGGCAGCGGCATGAACTTGTTCTGCTTCAAGAAATCGTAGAGGTTCTGCTCAAGCATCTCAAACACCAGGCATGTGTGACTTTTGTGGTTGAAACATTCAAATGCACGCACAAAGTTGAACTCTTCCGAATTCTCGTTGCTGAGACGCGAAAGAATTGAGACTTCAATTTGTCCCTGACGTGCGTAGCTTGGGTGTTTCTTCAGAATCTTGATGGCCACAATTTCACTGGTTCCTTTCTTCCAAGCTTTTACCACTTGTCCGAAAGTACCCTTGCCGAGAAATTCAAGCACTTCGTATTGATTTCCATATGGAGAACAGAGCACTTCATTTTTAATGAGCTGAAATATTGAGTTTGAAGAAACAGAGTCAAAcctcttaaaggtggagtactaAAATCtaagactttgcttttttaaaaccaaaatgGTTTTTAGGTGTTGGATCAGAGCTCAGTAATAATGAGAATAGAGAAATctggtggttttttttcaactgtcaaatttgatatttataTGCAAAtgtcatatttaaaaaaaatggttccACTTCTACTAACCTGATATTCTCCCTCGCCGGATACCTTTCCACgatttgttgttgtttttgctGTAGCCGTCACTGACTGCGGTGCCATTTTATTATTAGCAGATGAAATTGCTGGGGCTGCAGGAATGACGGCTCTAGCAAACGTCGAAGACGTGGTCAacaaatttttcggaacagCGTTCACAGCCTGCAAATAATCATATTTTTAGTTGTATTCCAATGCTGATTTCCAACCTCCTCATCCGCTCGGCGCTTGGGTGCGCGTTGCTCGTTGTCGGAGGAAGTGCCAGGTGCtttctgcaacaaaaaatcgattatagtcgtgaaaaataagaaaaaaataaactgacaTCGTTAAAATTTATATCTATGTCTATCGAGAGTGATCGCCGACGTTTTCTATCATTATCGAGAGTAAAATGGAAATTCATGAATAGGGTGAGTACTAGTGAGAATAAAGCGTCTGAGAGAGAACGCACAAGAATGGGCCCGGTACAACTACGTAGACGGCCCCCCCGACTGAGAGCAGATGAGAGGCGAAGAGGCGCAGACGGCAAAACAGCGGCAGGATTCCCCGCAACCGAGAAAAGGGGTCAACGTAAATGTGTAGGGGCGATTTCGCAACAATCGTTCTTATTAAATACTCGTTTCCATAAGTTTTGATGGAGAAGAGCACattaaaaagattaaaaactttaaagaaattgaatatttctaaaccatttttattggaatttttttaatagatccacgtcaaaaataaattaaaaatcaatgacGGCCTGCTCGTAAAAATGCTTACAGAGATGGTGCGAGAAAAAAGGAACAATTACTGTCGTTGATCTCAACGTTATTGAGTAAATCGAGCTAAAAGGattagagagagagaaagagaaaaattcgataacGACTCCATCGTTTGCTGTGGGAAATAAAAGAAGTGAGCCCGAGCCTGAGCCCTACGTCATGCCTCCAACTAGATAAGATATCTCGTGATGGTGGAATGACTGATGGCAGATCATTAGCAAGAAGCTAAATTAGTGGATTTCAAAACTAGGTCGCGTGGAAATTTATAGGCATTTCGACCTACTATTCTATTGTTTTCGGGATCCGAAAAAAGAGCCAACTAGTGTAAAGTGACGGAGCTTTCAATCAGATAAAAGTGATCACAGCGGTCCTGGGGAAATGTAAAGAACACTCACTTGCGTCATTATTCACTAGAGCTATTATAGGCAAGTTATCAAGTTTCAccattttttcggaattcgAGAACATACTGCTAAAAAACGCACgtaaaaaaatgtcattttttatCACTGAAACCTGATCAATATTGATCAATTGTTATGATAAACTTTCGAGAGAAAATAAAACGATGCGCAGGCTGGTCTCAAACACAACACAGTTCCGATACGTAATTGCGTCTCTCGGATGAGATAGCAGTATTCTTCGCGTAGCGATTGGGGGgaacaaaaccaaaaacctgtcaatattatttctttatttttatcagTTAACTACAACATGTTTTATGATATGCCGTCAGTTCATGAGGAAACGAagcaaatgaaaattgattttcaggcgAAGCAAATGTTTATGTTTTGCTTggctttttctcattttaagaAGTCAACATGTTTCTCAGATTGACTGGCATGAACGGAGGGGTCGTGATCTCATCCCCTCATCTCATAAGCACTTTAACAGCATGACGGAATGTTTATGTgactcaaaacttgaaaactttcgTGTGATACCATTCGGATATCGAAGAGAATCACATGGCAGTAACCTTTAGAATGTTAAAAGCGGAGTACTGCCAATAtggaacattttaaatttcattccTATTATGCTTAagtgacaaaatattttttcctctcGTTTTATGTTCTAATTgtgtttgaaatattcttaTTTTAACAGAGcagttttcttaaaatgtggcaaaaactcattaatttcgactttttggctgtcaataaaaattttctaaaattttttgagaagtgtTACAATGATAACTGGTCATTTTTGCTTCACATAAGTGGTGGTTTTAAACAGTTTCCCCCCTAGCACTGCTCCAGAAAGACCCACAATGGAATACTAAATGTATGCCTACCTAACTAATTAACACagtgttaaaaaaaaccttctgaGATGACTAAAAATGGTATGTTAATTGCATCATTGACAATCGATGAGTTACCCCAGAGACTAAGAACAAGGTACAATAGAGCACAGTGAGCTGCTTGCGGCCCCTTGGTAACAATGCAAATAAATTGTGACCCACTGTCCTACTTACCCCATTTGTGAATGGGAATGACTGTGTGAGTGTGTCGTCGCTCGTATAAATCTAATTCGATCATAAATTTAAATCAGGGGTgatgttttattttacaatttcataGTTGAAAGATCGATTGCTGAAGAATAATTACTCTGACGCAATCTAAAGCTAGTCGACTATGATTGTCTCAA comes from Caenorhabditis elegans chromosome X and encodes:
- the hpk-1 gene encoding Homeodomain-interacting protein kinase 1 (Partially confirmed by transcript evidence) codes for the protein MPKRKNSGQSTDLNSRSPKTIDEALRILAPPQALLVQSQLNLTAPANPFSIQKAPGTSSDNEQRAPKRRADEEAVNAVPKNLLTTSSTFARAVIPAAPAISSANNKMAPQSVTATAKTTTNRGKVSGEGEYQLIKNEVLCSPYGNQYEVLEFLGKGTFGQVVKAWKKGTSEIVAIKILKKHPSYARQGQIEVSILSRLSNENSEEFNFVRAFECFNHKSHTCLVFEMLEQNLYDFLKQNKFMPLPLNAIRPILFQVLTALLKLKSLGLIHADLKPENIMLVDPQQQPYRVKVIDFGSASHRSKAVTNTYLQSRYYRAPEIILGLPFNESIDMWSLGCVIAELFLGWPLYPGSSEYDQIRFIIQTQGLPPTSMLESASKLHRFFKEVKSESPNHTNVGGSYYRLKTVEEYEASSSTAKSKETRKYIFNVIDDISRVCYGFESDPVEHLCDRIDRQEFVDVLKKMLVLNPDFRITPAEGLESKFVTMTHINGYNFANYVHEAHKRMEICRKPGPAMATPYRAANVATPITPVEKPPAPKLQQPMIAVLPQLNQIAATNIPPVPTQPDLTNLMHHYSQMAAATGSAATAAQFFYQPLPPAPLFQYAQLHHPFAARPPHFLSLATPSHMVPQFVPVPIMDPSMLQGQWPPGAAQQFAVLANDIMRVPAPQGINQMFASTPQTFSLPQFLSSSIPSATTAFNGNAPNIPFPEENSSWALGTAAQQQQQQAQRAQSMINGNVKVKPLAAQPKKNSPAPSVITLSSDEDSNGAGSSNSGSTTRTGAVNPVRNDTLPMGNTIKTEDILVPPTTFDGQLPNLQYFPGSHLFDPKTVAGLLPNPFLDTSHIPRAFN
- the hpk-1 gene encoding Homeodomain-interacting protein kinase 1 (Confirmed by transcript evidence), which codes for MNFHFTLDNDRKRRRSLSIDIDINFNDKAPGTSSDNEQRAPKRRADEEAVNAVPKNLLTTSSTFARAVIPAAPAISSANNKMAPQSVTATAKTTTNRGKVSGEGEYQLIKNEVLCSPYGNQYEVLEFLGKGTFGQVVKAWKKGTSEIVAIKILKKHPSYARQGQIEVSILSRLSNENSEEFNFVRAFECFNHKSHTCLVFEMLEQNLYDFLKQNKFMPLPLNAIRPILFQVLTALLKLKSLGLIHADLKPENIMLVDPQQQPYRVKVIDFGSASHRSKAVTNTYLQSRYYRAPEIILGLPFNESIDMWSLGCVIAELFLGWPLYPGSSEYDQIRFIIQTQGLPPTSMLESASKLHRFFKEVKSESPNHTNVGGSYYRLKTVEEYEASSSTAKSKETRKYIFNVIDDISRVCYGFESDPVEHLCDRIDRQEFVDVLKKMLVLNPDFRITPAEGLESKFVTMTHINGYNFANYVHEAHKRMEICRKPGPAMATPYRAANVATPITPVEKPPAPKLQQPMIAVLPQLNQIAATNIPPVPTQPDLTNLMHHYSQMAAATGSAATAAQFFYQPLPPAPLFQYAQLHHPFAARPPHFLSLATPSHMVPQFVPVPIMDPSMLQGQWPPGAAQQFAVLANDIMRVPAPQGINQMFASTPQTFSLPQFLSSSIPSATTAFNGNAPNIPFPEENSSWALGTAAQQQQQQAQRAQSMINGNVKVKPLAAQPKKNSPAPSVITLSSDEDSNGAGSSNSGSTTRTGAVNPVRNDTLPMGNTIKTEDILVPPTTFDGQLPNLQYFPGSHLFDPKTVAGLLPNPFLDTSHIPRAFN
- the hpk-1 gene encoding Homeodomain-interacting protein kinase 1 (Partially confirmed by transcript evidence) — translated: MAPQSVTATAKTTTNRGKVSGEGEYQLIKNEVLCSPYGNQYEVLEFLGKGTFGQVVKAWKKGTSEIVAIKILKKHPSYARQGQIEVSILSRLSNENSEEFNFVRAFECFNHKSHTCLVFEMLEQNLYDFLKQNKFMPLPLNAIRPILFQVLTALLKLKSLGLIHADLKPENIMLVDPQQQPYRVKVIDFGSASHRSKAVTNTYLQSRYYRAPEIILGLPFNESIDMWSLGCVIAELFLGWPLYPGSSEYDQIRFIIQTQGLPPTSMLESASKLHRFFKEVKSESPNHTNVGGSYYRLKTVEEYEASSSTAKSKETRKYIFNVIDDISRVCYGFESDPVEHLCDRIDRQEFVDVLKKMLVLNPDFRITPAEGLESKFVTMTHINGYNFANYVHEAHKRMEICRKPGPAMATPYRAANVATPITPVEKPPAPKLQQPMIAVLPQLNQIAATNIPPVPTQPDLTNLMHHYSQMAAATGSAATAAQFFYQPLPPAPLFQYAQLHHPFAARPPHFLSLATPSHMVPQFVPVPIMDPSMLQGQWPPGAAQQFAVLANDIMRVPAPQGINQMFASTPQTFSLPQFLSSSIPSATTAFNGNAPNIPFPEENSSWALGTAAQQQQQQAQRAQSMINGNVKVKPLAAQPKKNSPAPSVITLSSDEDSNGAGSSNSGSTTRTGAVNPVRNDTLPMGNTIKTEDILVPPTTFDGQLPNLQYFPGSHLFDPKTVAGLLPNPFLDTSHIPRAFN